In Salvelinus namaycush isolate Seneca unplaced genomic scaffold, SaNama_1.0 Scaffold1320, whole genome shotgun sequence, one DNA window encodes the following:
- the LOC120036378 gene encoding dynein regulatory complex protein 9-like — translation MSVPLSGVELLSVCTVLQDCEAQLAVLGHIMPDTYRGRPEADKFVSADIGQVLEQQKGAEQNLKAARQFERESGRLSDATRELHRSQKELNRTLEEDPLSPDNLAKVQRDSQFVGHVIADVLAELQEKGTFHSLLFAVEEEKRRKANLQDIIIRSGYGQYEYVG, via the exons ATGTCGGTTCCTTTGTCTGGGGTAGAGCTGCTCAGCGTGTGTACAGTGCTCCAGGACTGTGAGGCACAGCTGGCAGTGCTGGGTCACATCATGCCCGACACCTACAGGGGTCGTCCAGAAGCTGATAAG TTTGTGTCAGCCGACATTGGACAGGTCCTTGAACAGCAGAAAGGGGCAGAGCAGAACCTGAAAGCAGCCCGTCAGTTTGAGAGAGAGTCTGGGAGACTGTCAGATGCCACCCGTGAGCTGCACAGATCCCAGAAGGAACTGAACCGCACGCTAGAGGAGGACCCACTGTCCCCTGACAACCTGGCCAAGGTGCAGAGAGACAG TCAGTTTGTGGGTCACGTGATTGCTGATGTGTTGGCAGAGCTGCAAGAGAAAGGGACCTTTCACAGCTTGCTTTTCGCTGTGGAAGAAGAGAAAAGAAGGAAGGCCAACCTCCAGGACATAATAATCAGGTCAGGTTATGGTCAATATGAATATGTAGGCTAA